From a single Oncorhynchus nerka isolate Pitt River linkage group LG11, Oner_Uvic_2.0, whole genome shotgun sequence genomic region:
- the LOC135574050 gene encoding zinc finger protein 34-like — protein sequence MANCNDMGFHTQIASIMEVLANTAVAEICKLVDDDYAVFRLEITQSQKENRSLRRKLQLLELKVARERRPSSAKILERYRGMARGEGHLTGGHRGFVKPVGHNTWRDDQPITVDEGSGTSTQHVIVIESAEAAGPGVKLEGSEGEEDPRHRRDIQTGVEDPTTAAAQPRTRRSITEVSGTLTAVLKSKTDTKTLTVTHSLLHTGHDHISDPGLGRLVCPPASSSDYLPVFHQSQRPVHSRGDGDTLDTGGDDPTCSYTTEDLNMPLGLETQADLSIGDWNQYSSSVYSEGYLDKEGEGLVIDEVTVKLEGDVPPTWNADHLREGHSQGRDFLDYRESLETNPNVATHSPLHTLREHNPVSTSMGSSDSHGHILFDQVLNSNRDKTQAWGGGATSGNSKEKRFLCMFCNKGFSCPQKVEIHQRVHTGEKPFSCTQCHMRFTEAGTLKRHQRVHTGEKPYSCPQCEKRFSRQDKLKRHLKVHTGERPFACTHCGKRFSERSYLRIHQEKTHSTLT from the exons ATGGCTAACTGTAACGATATgggttttcacactcaaatagcctccatcaTGGAGGTTCTAGCGAATacagccgtggcagagatctgtaaactcgtagacgacgactatgcagtgtttcgtttggaaataactcaaagccagaaagaaaaccGGTCATTGCGGAGGAAACTACAGCTACTGGAACTGAAGGTGGCACGGGAACGCCGTCCCAGTAGTGCCAAGATCCTCGAGCGATACAGAGGAATGGCAAGAG GTGAAGGACATCTCACTGGAGGTCACAGGGGCTTTGTGAAGCCAGTGGGACACAATACATGGAGAGATGACCAACCAATCACTGTTGATGAGGggagtggaacctcaacccagcATGTTATCGTGATAGAG TCTGCAGAGGCTGCAGGTCCTGGGGTGAAGCTAGAGGggtctgaaggagaggaggacccacGGCACAGGAGAGACATCCAGACTGGAGTCGAGGACCCTACCACCGCCGCAGCGCAGCCCAGGACTCGACGCAGCATCACGGAGGTCAGTGGAACGCTGACCGCCGTCCTCAAGTCAAAGACAGACACCAAGACTTTAACTGTAACTCATAGTCTCTTACATACAGGACATGACCACATATCAGACCCCGGTCTGGGGAGACTGGTCTGTCCTCCTGCTTCCAGCTCAGACTATTTACCGGTATTTCACCAGAGCCAGAGGCCTGTTCATTCCCGTGGGGATGGAGACACGTTAGATACTGGTGGTGATGATCCTACTTGTTCTTACACTACAGAGGACCTCAACATGCCCTTGGGTTTAGAGACACAGGCAGATCTGTCTATAGGGGACTGGAACCAGTACAGTAGTAGCGTATACTCTGAAGGGTACTTAGATAAGGAAGGGGAGGGGCTGGTCATAGATGAAGTGACTGTGAAATTGGAGGGTGATGTCCCTCCCACATGGAATGCAGATCACCTAAGAGAAGGCCACTCGCAGGGCAGAGATTTCTTAGACTACAGGGAAAGCTTAGAGACAAATCCAAATGTTGCGAcccactcccctttacacacGCTCAGAGAGCACAACCCTGTGTCCACGTCGATGGGGTCTTCTGATTCACACGGCCACATCCTTTTCGATCAGGTATTGAACTCAAACAGGGATAAAACCCAGGCTTGGGGAGGGGGAGCAACATCTGGCAATAGTAAAGAGAAACggttcctctgcatgttctgtaacaaaggcttcagctgcccccagaaggtggagatccaccagagggtccacacaggagagaaaccattcaGCTGCACCCAGTGCCACATGCGCTTCACCGAGGCTGGCACCCTGAAgcggcaccagagggtccacacaggggagaaaccttacagttgcccccagtgtgagaagaggttctcccgCCAGGACAAACTGAAGAGgcacctgaaggtccacacgGGAGAGAGGCCGTTCGCCTGTACGCACTGCgggaagaggttctcagagaggagctaCCTCAGAATACATCAGGAAAAAACCCATTCCACTCTAACATAG
- the LOC115137392 gene encoding zinc finger protein with KRAB and SCAN domains 1-like, producing MADGMVFHTQIASIMEVLANAAVSEICKLVDDDYAVFRLEITQTQKENRALRRKLQLFELKMARERVLASRPNSVKILDRYRAMARGEGHFTKGHRSFVKPGGHNTWGDDQPITVDEGSGTTTQHIIEIESADAGPGVKQERSEGEEDPRHSRVIQTRAAEVHSVATEDPATVQPRTQRSVTEVRDRHKSETDTETLTVTQRLLHTGSDHRSDPERLGLGPLGCLPAPGSEYLLYGNPSMRAVNSHPDSGDASEIGNDPSCSYATEMDPGNMRLGLETHTDLSRGNWNRYSSSVYSEGCLDEKGEGLVVEEVTVKVEGDDPPTWNADSHLGDGHSQGGDFLDYRGSLETNQNVATHSPLHTLRDHDPVSTSMGPSDSHGHVLFDQVLKSNDRARAQALGEGETLGGSKEKRFLCRFCNKGFSCPQKVEIHQRVHTGVKPFSCTQCHMCFAQAGNLKRHQRVHTGVKPFSCTQCPMCFAQAGDLKRHQRVHTGEKPYSCTQCPMRFAQAGHLKMHLKVHTGERPFACTHCGKRFSERSYLRIHQQKKHSTL from the exons ATGGCTGACGgtatggtttttcacactcaaatagcctccattatggaggtgctagcgaatgcagccgtgtcagagatctgtaaactcgtagacgacgactatgcagtgtttcgtttggaaataactCAAACCCAGAAAGAAAACAGGGCATTGCGGAGGAAACTACAGCTATTTGAACTGAAGATGGCACGGGAGCGCGTCCTAGCCAGTCGTCCCAATAGTGTCAAGATTCTCGACCGGTACAGAGCAATGGCTAGAG GTGAAGGACATTTCACTAAAGGCCACAGGAGCTTTGTGAAGCCAGGGGGACACAATACATGGGGAGATGACCAACCAATCACTGTTGATGAGGGGAGTGGAACCACAACCCAGCACATTATCGAGATAGAg TCTGCAGATGCAGGTCCTGGGGTCAAgcaggagaggtctgaaggagaggaggacccacGTCACAGCAGAGTCATCCAGACTAGAGCGGCTGAAGTGCACTCTGTAGCCACGGAGGACCCCGCCACAGTGCAGCCCAGGACACAACGCAGCGTCACGGaggtcagagacagacacaagtcagagacagacacagagactttAACTGTAACACAAAGGCTTTTACACACAGGATCTGACCACAGATCAGACCCAGAGCGACTGGGGCTGGGGCCACTGGGCTGTCTTCCTGCTCCCGGTTCAGAGTATTTACTTTACGGTAACCCAAGCATGAGGGCTGTTAATTCCCATCCGGACTCAGGTGACGCATCAGAGATTGGCAATGATCCGTCTTGTTCTTACGCTACAGAGATGGACCCTGGCAACATGCGTTTGGGTttagagacacacactgatctgtcTAGAGGGAACTGGAAccggtacagtagtagtgtatacTCTGAAGGGTGCCTAGATGAGAAAGGGGAGGGTTTGGTTGTAGAGGAAGTGACTGTGAAAGTGGAGGGCGATGATCCTCCCACATGGAATGCAGATAGTCACCTAGGAGACGGACACTCACAGGGCGGAGATTTCTTAGATTACAGGGGAAGTTTAGAGACAAATCAAAATGTTGCGAcccactcccctttacacacACTCAGGGATCACGACCCAGTGTCCACGTCGATGGGGCCTTCCGATTCACACGGCCACGTTCTTTTCGATCAGGTATTGAAATCAAACGACAGGGCTAGAGCCCAGGCtctgggagagggagaaacattaGGCGGTAGTAAAGAGAAACGGTTCCTCTGCAGgttctgtaacaaaggcttcagctgcccccagaaggtggagatccaccagagggtccacacaggggtgaaacccttcagctgtacccagtgtcacatgTGTTTCGCCCAGGCTGGcaacctgaagaggcaccagagggtccacacaggagtgaaacccttcagctgtacccagtgtccCATGTGCTTTGCCCAGGCTGgtgacctgaagaggcaccagagggtccacacaggggaaaAACCCTACAGCTGTACCCAGTGTCCCATGCGCTTCGCCCAGGCTGGTCACctgaagatgcacctgaaggtccacacgGGAGAAAGGCCATTTGCCTGTACGCACTGCGGGAAGAGGTTTTCAGAGAGGAGctacctcaggatacaccagcagaaaaaaCATTCCACTCTATAA